The stretch of DNA cttgtgagtatgataaccaaaataattaaaaattaccttgagaaagtcatctttttttttcttcgaaaatttgatgaagaatagtTTTTAGAGAATAGGAGAAAGATGGAGTGATTGAAAgagtttgtgagatcatatttatacgGCAAAAACTAGCTGTTTTGttaccgttggtgtacaaaaaaataaatgtatgtatttgtataattttatggtaataatatggtgtatataatattagtcatgtttaaataattatgtatatcatatcacattattataatgaagtgacataatttattttgtttaaaaaccttataggtttttatacttgtcgtatcccttaccgagagtgtgggatgtcgtcttaacatcctcccaagatttataacaagtttttgaaaaatttattaaatatatacacaataaataaataaaagtaaaataaatattattacttttgttacttttttcttctgtttggagcttggaaaagtatggaggacttttagagtttcgtgctgataacgtgttgtgaaaaagtaaacatttatggtaaaaaataaaaatctcaaactctcaaaatttaccaaactacatactttataatatttttctctctactcaattgtatCAAATCTTTACAAATGGAGACCTATTTATAGGATTTCTTTGGAAAACAATCCAAAAATAATttcatcattacatacatcatcacacactaattttcaatattcaacacctaattttacctaattttcaacattAAACATTATaattttcaacacaaatatttttcatattttcattagaaatttaatttattgatttaatACATTAATTATGAAGtatatagaaaaatatattaaatttatttattataataaattgacaaattttaataagaatattatatttttttctaaatgtatatttatcttttaatgaatttaatgaatatttaaatGTACAATTCATATTTATTGAGCTCATTTAGCTTCAATAAAAgtttgaataagctcgtgagtcattaatatatttgttaaataaagctcgagctcgacttAATTATAAACAAGtcaagctcaaacattcaagtattcggctcggctcgactcgattacatccaTAAGGATCCCTCCTCTTCGATATGTGATGAAGCATCATTGATACTGATCTGTAATATTACGATAACGTTTAggtaatttttctgaaaaaaatattgtacgaaaatttttaaaataaaaggtgtttttaaaaaaaaaaaaattatatattacactatatattatttgttggtgtttttgaatatttttttatttcaaagaaATACAAACAAATGTACCGATTtcatttacaattttttttccaaaattatattttaattatactTTCAACTTATCTTATATGATCACTGTTTTAATTCAATTGTCATTACTCAtaattaattttgtcattatttTGAAATATGCATTTTATCCCAAATTTATGCAACtcaataatttataaaatgacttcataattattaaaaatatcctcatttcaaaatataaaaaaattcattacCTCTCTTAattcaattttcaaaaatatattttttcaagaaatgtTTTCTACAAATGAAACTTTATCCAACGGACAGTGGTGAGTTAAATGTAACTTATATAATTTTGCCTAAAACCAAATAAGATTGAGTTGGTTTTGATTATTAATGTTTTTATTGACTATAATATCACGTTTAtccattttattaaaaaaaaaattgatcatTTACCATACTTTATTTATCCAACATCCTTTTTATTGTAGGATTAAATTTTATACATAACTGAATGGTGAAGTCGTGTATAAAAAGACCACGAGCCTAACATGGATCAATGTGATTGTGAAATTTTAAGATttatgaatatatatttttaattaaggaTTTTAAAACAATTTTACATCAGATCAATCTCATGGATAAAGAAGTGTAATgaattataaacacatttaatGGAACATTTATAGAATACAAGAAAATGAGTAAATATAAAATAGTTACTTTGATAACAATTTATGTGAACATAGTTCTCACTTTGATCAATGTAGTTCCTGTCTTGTTCATACTTTATTCGGAGGTACTTACTAATGGTGGTCGTGAAATTTAGCCCGAAAACAACGGCGAGCGAAACCGAAACCAAGAAGAGTTTCCACCAATTTCTATAGTGGTAGGCCGATGGGTTCGAATTCGAAAGGTAGATAAGCAACTGGGATGCAAAATAAAACATGGAAAGATAAGTtgcttttgtttcaagaaacCTGAGCTGTTTCTCTTGTTTGTGAATTATCATCGTCAGTTCTCTGTAATTTCGGCTACATTTTTTTAGAGCTGTATCCAACATGATTGCAGGCTAATTGTGCTTGTTTAGTTCGGACTTGAAAAATGGTGATATGTGTATATATCTGTAGAAAAGTGGTCCCTCATGGAAGATCTCAGGACATTTCTGGGAAAATTGCTACTGATATGGGGAAGAAAATGCATGGATATTGTGGATATGGTCTCTTTCGATGTGCAAGGAACGTGCTGCCTAGGAAGACGAGACGATCTAAATAATTTTGAATCGATCCTACCGgtaattatgatatatattactaattattaaaaaaaattatataggtAAGAAAGTCTAGCTTGGACCTTCTAGGTGTcgatatttttattttggtttATAATTTTTAACTATCATTATTCttcttttttaaattattaatatttgcCAAGTGGTGCAAATTctatttgaaatatcaaagtcaAATTTGTGccatattattgatttaatattTTTCTGAATGATTCAAAGTTCACATTCCCAAAAAGTAAACGCATCTTTTGCGGGAGCTGACGCTTTTTTTGTTAATTATATATTGGAGGTAACTTGATCTCACACGATATTCGAGTTGCGTCATTATGATTTTAATTGTATCAAtcgcaaaattttttttttatcgaaaTCCGATGAATTTGAGAGCTAGATCGAtgtagtttatatatatatatataaaagtaaaACAAACAATCCCAtcgattacaaaaaaaaaaacatatatatatatatatatatatatatatgtgtgtgtgtgtgtgtgtgtgtgtgtgtgtgtgtgttgactCGTCGGAATTGAGTTTTGgtgaattaattttatttttttcttaggGAGGAGAGTTTTGATCATGTCTTATCGGAGTGTTAACATAATATAAGACACCTTAGCAATATAAAATGGTAAATCAACAATTTCATATGACATGGACGGGGATTTTTTTTAAACCGTTAAAATTTCTCTAGCATGCACGTAATGATTCgggaaaatttttataaacaccAATTCCCAACTTTAATTAGTTAGTAGATCAAAACCCAAAAAACACCAACTTACATGATGATAAACGCGAATTATATAGCGCTTTAGGGGCTTTATTTTGTCatattcgtgcttatctggcgTTGTTTATTCCGAGTTCTGCGCTTAGTtcgttttattattgatatttgcaagtttgaccaaaagatgataaaagttaaagaaaagaaagaaaagtcaAGCTCCGCAATGCTATGTAAGACAGAAACAACCGGAAAAAATAGGAAAATAGCACAAAGAAGTAttcggacccctacacggaccccgtgtaagggtccgtgcctCAGAAACCGAGGGAAGATTTTTGACAGATTCTATACGGACCCCATGACGGACCTGtacatggggtccgtgtccattaacATCCGAGAATGAATTTGACatagtctacacggaccccgagacgtacctctacacggggtctgtgtccaGCGTTTCCGGAAAGAAATTTTtaacagtgtctacacggacccctccCCTGACatatgcacggggtccgtgcctttgagaTCATACTCAGATTTGGCGAAGATTTTGGAGAGATTTTCTCAGATATAAAAAGGAAAAACCTAAATCAATTGGAGGACTCTTTTTAACGTTTTCATTGaggaaaaaagaagaaaaggcGGCGGCTATAGCTTGAAAAAGGGGAGTTAAAACTTGTTTTACAAGCAAGATTCGCGCACCATTGCTGAGATTTTCTCATCTTCTATTTTCTTATTTCTAGTCATGAATTCAAATATTAGAGTTTTTTCTAGTTTTGAATTAATGGAGTAGTTTTccttgtgatcgggaccacaATCGGGACAAACTTTTGATCTTATGCATTTATTGGATTATTTGATttatgaattaatttattttattgattaatgtttgcgCAATTTTCATTCTTTTAatttggccaattatttgcatgtttgttgttcgatctgactcgaaagagaatagattgaatttagcttcaaaaatattaatcaacacacggttaaataaactagaaatagtattcggtttcaatgTGCGATTTTAGACGACAGCTGTAATTCCATCGTTGAAtaatgcgtttttgtttaattaaattcaattagaaataattggactgttaaatgaaaataggattataaattctagaaataaatTTATAGTTAATTCAGGGTATTCATTGTGGCATCGAATAATCTGTGGTTATTTAATTCCAATGCATGATAATAATCAAATTAAGTTTGGACCGTTGTGTGTTCccggtcattttatttaaattcgaAAATCCCCAAGTTCCAAGCTTTTCTGCGAATTCGATCTTGATCATTAATTTAgtataaatcattttaattaattaatttaaattatcaTCAAATCACTCGTTATTGTTTACCTAGATTAATTCGAATAATTCAATCTTAGTagttaaataatagtctctgtgggatcgatacttgaacctgtcgtccatttactataacttgacatagtccgcttgctagaattttTCCCAACCGAATTCGTCGGTCACATGAAGACTTTGCTATTTTTCCCTTTGTATATCTCACTTTTTTGTACATTGGGAGGAGTCAACTGTATAATCGATATTCAAATTTCTCCCATGAACAAATATCGGGTATATGTGATGAAGCATCATCAATAATGAACTGTGATATTACGATTACGTTCAggtaatttttctttaaaaaaatattttattacaaaTAATTTTAAAGTGAGGGTATTTTAAAAAGGAAAACAAAAAATGATAATTAATTACACTATTATTTGTTGGTGTTattgaatatatatttttatttcaaagaAATACAAACAAACGTACCCATTtcatttacaattttttttccaaaattatgttttaattacaCTTTCAACTTATCTTATATGATCATTGTTTTAATTCAACTGTCATTATTCATAAGTAATTTTCTCATTATTATGAAATATGCACTTTATCCAAAATTTAAGCAAcccaatattttataaaatgacttcataattattaaaaatgtcttcttttcaaaatataattaaaaaaaaaacaaatttcattACCTCTTAATtgacttttaaaatatatattttttcaagaaatgtTTTCTACAAATGAAACTCTATCCAACGGACAGTGGTGAGTTAAATGTAGCTTATATAATTTTGCCTAAAACCAAATATGATTGAGTTGGTTTGATTATATTAATGTTTTTATTGACAATAATATCACGTttatccattctcttaaaaaaattaatcatttaCCATACTTTATTATCCAACATCCTTTTTTAATTTAGTAGTAAATTTCATACATAACTGATATTGGTGAAGTCGTGTATAAAAGGACCACGAGCGAGGGTGCATGTATTCAATATAGAagatttattgacttttaacTACTTTTATAGATTTTAAAAGTCTAGATGTATTCAATTAAGACTTTTACATACTCTATAAATGTATagtggtattcaaaatagacttttaTAGAGCTTAAAAAAGTCAAGTGatattcaacattgacttttaaAAGCTATAAAAGTTTAtaggtattcaaattttccatagacttttaataacttaATCGAATTCATTAACATACAAATATCAAAGTCTAAGGTACAActataaattgtaaaaaaattgtatttggtcCAACCCAAAGATTTGAgaagatttttaaaaaaatttaattcataCACAAGCTATTTATTTTTCTCTATCTTGCTTCACATCACCTCTCTTCTTATCTTCTCTCATCTCATATAATTCTAtcactctctcaaattttcgaaatgtatctctatatatattttcatatttccttttcaaatttttcattttttgactaattgttcatttaataattttttattttaatatcacaggaaattttgaattatagaattgattttataatttttaatttataatttatataaattaatgtaatattcaataataataaaagatgattcAAAAAATATTGCTTacttcttaataattgaatagtcTAGTAACAgctatgattttttaaattcattttagcattttcaattaaaatataagctatgatatttttatacaaaattatattcataGAATACtaaataatattcttttcaCATGTATATTATCAATTCAAAAACAAGGTTACATGTTAACCAAtttgtgtattttaaaaaatttacaaacatgcatacAAACTCACATATATAAACACGTaaagattaaatgatttaacttttaaataagtaaatttatttattaatataaatattgaaaataatttcaaactgaatatgttatatatgtcaactaattattggttcaaagaaattaataaaaaaataatatgttataattaagtacaaaatttataaaattctataaaaaaaaagttcGCAAAAGTCTATAAAAAACTTGCAAAAAAGTttacataaatccacataaatttgtttataaatctgtgacattctgtaaaagtcaataaaaatctatgaaatccataaaaatctatcatttgaaaaaattcattaaaagtcatcaaaactTTGAATTGAATACACGCCACTAACATGCATCAATGTGATTGTGAAATTTTAAGattcatgaaatatatatttttaattaaggaTTTTAAAACAATTTTACATCAGATCAATGTCATGGATAAAGAGTGTAATgaattataaacacatttaatggaacatttattttatagaaTACAAGAAAATGAGTAAATATAAAATAGTAATTAATTTCATAACAATTTAATTACCTTCAATCCAACGCAAAACTAACTTCCAATAATTGCATGGAACAAGATATTAAACCGCGTAGCAAAACTTCATGCATTTTGAGGCGTTGCAAAGCTTGAAACATTCTAAATCCTCCTTGTATTGCTTCGAAACCTTATCATGCTTGCATATTATACGCCATGGACCCGAAAGCATCACCCCTGTAAACGCCAGAAAGATTGCCAGGCACAACACTAGAACCACATATCTTTTTCTCTGAGAAAACTTGTCTCTCCAAATCTCCAACGGGTTATGATTTTGATCTTCGACGTTATTATTTCTGTTTTTTAATCTTCTTTCCAGAGCATTGTATTCGGACCAGGTATCATCATGCAAGTTCATGACCCGGACATACTTTTTTCCGATCGAAAGGAGAGCGAAAAAGTTTAGAACGGCAGCCAGAAGAGAGAGTGAGAAAACGAACCAGGCATCGGAGCACACGAGGGTAGTAGTGTTGGATATTGCGGCTAAAATGACCCCCTGGAAAACGAAGTAATAGTTTGCTAGTTGGAAGACACTGTTCATTAGGGTTTGGATCCGAACTTCCTGTTCTCCGATGAATTTTCtcaactccctggatctttctTGATCAAcgattcggttatttcggtcttGGATTCCATTTGCATTGGCTTCCTCATCGGACGCAGCCATgctactcttttttttttggaatgatttttttttcttttttgaacAAATAAATTAGGAATATAATTTTGGATAGGAACCtagagagtgtgtgtgtgtgtgtgtgtgtgtgtattccAAGAAGACGAGAATGTGATTATGGTTTAATAAATTCATGTCGGTGGAGTTGAATGAGTACGAGGGCTCGCACCTTGCTAACATTAATGGTAAGGATATAGTTGAGAGTAATTAATGTTTATTAGCATTAATTTACTCAAGACTTTAGCTTCTATTTTTGTggaataattataatttataatctACTTGTCATCGTATGCCCTTTGAGAATATATTGAGTACACTAATTCTTTTTATGTAAACATTGTCATAATTATTTTCTCGATCATACTTTGAATTTTATGTATATAATTTGAGTCTGGGAAAATAAATCAAACTTTGAAAATCATAATGTACTaaaactcaaatagaaaaattTAGCGagccaaaaaatttattttcttatttgaGTCTTGTATGTACGTATACGATAAAATTATGATTGTGTTTGCATGTaattataatttgattagtTAGTTGGATGAATTTGAAGATCATTGCAAAATGAGTCCTTGAGTTTAGAGGAGATGAAgttgaaatatatatacatttggGGTAAAATTAGAAAGAAGGATTTGAGATTCTTTATGTTATAAGCTATGTATGTTTTCTgtttaatttttcaaatttatttttcatactagtcatttcaaattcatgggtttcaaatgttttgatttgaaatcCTCCCATAAATCTAAATTCATCAATCCCAACATAAAATTAATTCTTTGTTAACACGAAAAAGGAATGAAAAAATTACAATCTCTCAAGTGTGTGATTATAATATAGCATAATCGAGCGGTAGGCATAATTAAATTGCACCATCATCATCATTTGCAGTAGGAACCAATTCATTGTATTTTGAATTACATTTGGGATTGTTTTTACCACGCTTTCGGTCAAATGCTTAATTGTGAACTATTGGTTAATTTTGTCGAATAAAGTAAAACATTTCTTGTTATAATTGATTATTATAGACTATATTAATCAAATGGTTGACCCGCCTCCTGACAGGTTGAGGATGCAAAAACTCATTCCAATCTAAAGTAAGTTGCAGGTTAGGCGGGCAAGCCCACATGccacatattaaaaaaaattaaaaatatattcttaattgaatttaatcatttcatgaataaaaatttatagaaaaatattaataaaattataaataattgatATCATACTTCTACATGTTAGttaaattaattatcacaaaaaTATAACAACATTCactaaaaatatctatatatatatgtacatattattttttaaaaaaatttcccaACATGCGAGCCAACCTGACCCGCCTCATATTAACCCGCCTAAGAGCATCTCCAACCCAAGCAGCAAAATAGCGTTTCACGCTATTTTGCTGCTTGGGCTTCTCTAATGGTGCTGCGCTATTTGAAAAATAGCGCAGCACCATTCTTCTCTGCGCCACATTTGGTGCAGAGAAAAGCTCTGCGCCAAATGTGGCGCAgctgttttctttttttttttttaatttttttttgtttttttaattataaatatttatattaatatttataaatattttttatataataatatgatattattaattaattaataattagatatatttaattaatagtataatatttattatattattttaataattagataatatttattatataattttaataattaaatataaaatcataaaattaaaatatttaattatataaatttacaaagtattttataataattttataattaaatgtcAAACACGCaaatttattgaataatatttaaacattcaagtacacaattaaataaaaacacGATTCAGATAATTTAAAtgcaaatataaataaaatttgaagtagatgggttggagatgaatattgtatttggTGTAGAAACTGCACTATTTTAGAGTAGAGTTGCTTTAAAATAGAATTTTGGGTTGGAGATGGCCTAAGCCCGCAAACCGCCTTTAAATGTGTTAAGATTTTCCAACTCAACCACTTAATTTGGTTGGCGGGTTGGTCAACCAAACCCGACGGACGTTTGTATACCTAGTCATGCATGTCCGGTGACACTCTGATATCTTTCTCGATCTCTATCCCATATAACGGGTTTCGCCGTTCCGGATACTAGATTTAATTTTAGTATTAATTCATCTATTTGACCCATAATGTCAAGGCATCTGACATATTAGGTACAGATCTCTCAACCCGTCGTATAAAAAAATATGCAGGTCGCGATTAAAATATATTACTCTAATTCTCTATTAGTTTTAAAGCAAATTTTATGCTCACGTTCATTTCAACATGACTCCTGAGTCTTTATTTAATAGGCAGTCCAGTTCTTGAAACGACagcttaaatatatatattaataattcaGGCTCTTCTAAATTATTCATACAATTTGTTATTAATCTAATCTAATCTaggtttcatttttttttttttgtaatcatATATACTGACATTACCAATCCACAATACAATGCAACTTGAATAAATACATGGTATATAATAATACAATGTAGTGAAATATTCAGAAtctaatattttataattaatattaatataaaaactatatagatataaaatttataaatgttATGTGGAGTGTAAACAGGATAGAAGTTTAAATAAATTGTTGGATCAAGGAAATTACATTTTATATTAATGgagcatttatttaaataaagctGACCTATATGTTTGACCAAGTAAGCTGACAATGTACCAGTCAACTGAAGGGATCCATTACTATTACGATTTACGCATTTCCCACACGTTCAGTATCAGTTTCcttatttgatataaaattatagATTGATTGAAGAGGATTATATTTGgctatttttatataaaaaaatatatatttatatgtggCATTTTATATTGGATTTATTAATTATTGTATCCAACATGCATATGCGAAAATGTTGTAAATTATAATAACTGTTGAGTGCTGGTTTAGGAATTACGCTTTTGTCATATTCTCACGCTTTTGTTATTAGTTGACTTCTGTAGTATTAATAGACTTAGCAACTGTTCTTCTTGTACACACAAACAGATTAATATTTCTATATTCAGAAAACGGTTTCCTTCATGTACTTtgacatggtatcagagcaagggaaATTCAGATCCGAGCTCTCGATCTTTTAGATCGGTTTTTTAATTGATCCATCCAGCTTATCATCCGCGATTTCTTAGCTCGCGACATCGATTCCAACTTCGCTGCAGCTTCATTACAAATTTGAGGTTCAGCAATGGCAAATGGACCTAATTTCAATGATCCGATGTATATTCATCCCTCCGATACTCCAGGTATGAATCTCGTCAGTGATCAATTGGTAGGAACTGATAACTATGGAGTTTGGAGCAGAGCTATGTTGATAGCGTTGCAAGCTAAGAATAAGATTGGATTTATTGACGGTACATGTATGAAACCTGAAGCGGGTAGCACATCAGTATTGCAATGGGAAAGATGTAACGCTCTCGTCTTATCGTGGATATTGAATACTGTTTCTAGAGAAATTTTTGGTGGAATCGTTTATGCGACCAACGCTTCTGTTGTCTGGACGGATTTGAAGGAGCAATTTGATAAGGTCAATGGTTCTCGTATTTTTGCCTTGCATCGCGATATAGGACGATTGGTTCAAGGGCAAAGCACTATTTCCGCATATTTTTGCAAGCTCAAACAACTTTGGGATGAGTTCGCTTCTCTAGTAATTTTGCCATCTTGTGAATGCGCTGCTGCTAAGAGATATGTTGAACATGATCAACAGCATAGATTACTCCAATTTTTAATGGGATTGAATGAGAGTTACGCTGCTATACGAAGTCAGATTCTAATGATGTCTCCTCTGCCTACTGTTGGGCAAGCTTTCTCCATTATCTCTCAGGAAGAATCTCATCGTTCGTTATCTACTACTGAGCCTTCACCAACTGTGTTTTACTCAAATCAGAACAGAGCAGGTGATCAACGGAAGGATATCATGAAATGCGACTATTGTAATCTCAATGgacatttgaaagaaaattgctATAAGATAGTTGGTTACCCACCTTGGCATCGTCTTTACCGAGGACAAAATAGAGGAGGTGGGAATAAACGCTTTGGGCGTGGCTATGGTCGAGGACATAGGAATGCTGCTGATGTGAACTTAGTTGAGAATGTTGAAGTTCAACCTTTGACTACTTCTGGTCCCATCCATAACACAGCTCCTAATACTGCTCCTGTGTTCACCTCTGCCCAGTATGCAGAAATCTTAAAGCTTTTGGGCAATAGCAACCTCCAAACAAGTGTTGAACATGTGGTGAATATGGCAGGTAATTCACATCCATCTCATGTCTCAATGCCATCTTCTAATTGGATAATTGACACCGGTGCTAATGAACACGTGGTTGGGGATTTAAGTCTACTGCATAATCATAAGTCCTTGTCGAATTCCAATAGTTCAGTTAAGTTGCCTAATGGTATTACTACCCTCATTAACCAAATTGGCTCAGTGGCATTATCTCCCTCCGTTACCCTTCAAAATGTTCTCCATATTCCAGATTTTCAATTCAACTTATTGTCTATATCTAAATTTACCAAATCCCATAATTTCTTTGTCACATTCTACCCTCGTTTTTGCATCTTTCAGGACCTCAAAAGTGGGAAGATTGTGGGGATTGGTAAAGAGAAAAATGGACTCTATTACCTTGAAGCTTCCCATTCTTTGAAGACCTTATGTCAGCCTATAAATAGTTCTTGTTCATTTCTTCCTCACTATAATACTATATTGTTACAAAAAGAGATTTCTGTTTGTACTTCTGCCACTGATTTTTTGTGGCATAAGCGACTCGGTCATTTGTCTGGATCAAGAATGTGTTTGTTGCCTTTTTTACCTAATAATTTGTCACTCTCACATCGCTCTATTTGTCCACAATCTAAGCAATCTCGATTGCCATTTCCTTCACACAGTGACACTAAGTCTTTACATTGTTTTCATTTACTTCATATGGATATTTGGGGGCCATTTAATACTCCAACTATGAATGGGGAAAGATACTTTCTGTCCATAGTCGATGATTTTTCTCGTGGCACATGGGTGTATCTTATGCACTCCAAGTTAGATGTGCTTCGGATtcttaagatttttttttcccTGGTTCATAATCAATTTTCCAGCAAAATTCGGGT from Primulina eburnea isolate SZY01 chromosome 6, ASM2296580v1, whole genome shotgun sequence encodes:
- the LOC140834434 gene encoding uncharacterized protein translates to MANGPNFNDPMYIHPSDTPGMNLVSDQLVGTDNYGVWSRAMLIALQAKNKIGFIDGTCMKPEAGSTSVLQWERCNALVLSWILNTVSREIFGGIVYATNASVVWTDLKEQFDKVNGSRIFALHRDIGRLVQGQSTISAYFCKLKQLWDEFASLVILPSCECAAAKRYVEHDQQHRLLQFLMGLNESYAAIRSQILMMSPLPTVGQAFSIISQEESHRSLSTTEPSPTVFYSNQNRAGDQRKDIMKCDYCNLNGHLKENCYKIVGYPPWHRLYRGQNRGGGNKRFGRGYGRGHRNAADVNLVENVEVQPLTTSGPIHNTAPNTAPVFTSAQYAEILKLLGNSNLQTSVEHVVNMAGPQKWEDCGDW